One Caretta caretta isolate rCarCar2 chromosome 24, rCarCar1.hap1, whole genome shotgun sequence genomic region harbors:
- the LOC125625566 gene encoding phosphatidylinositol 4-phosphate 5-kinase type-1 alpha isoform X1 gives MASAGPESGGSSSSSAGIAGSATFKKSFTSEMSGSSGQPGSQTIKKGHRGVDSTGETTYKKTTSSALKGAIQLGITHTVGSLSTKPERDVLMQDFYVVESIFFPSEGSNLTPAHHYNDFRFKTYAPVAFRYFRELFGIRPDDYLYSLCSEPLIELSNSGASGSLFYVSSDDEFIIKTVQHKEAEFLQKLLPGYYMNLNQNPRTLLPKFYGLYCVQAGGKNIRIVVMNNLLPRSVKMHLKYDLKGSTYKRRASQKEREKVFPTYKDLDFMQDIPDGLFLDSDMYNALCKTLQRDCLVLQSFKIMDYSLLVAVHNIDQAQRERAIMDGTAQSDTRRPATQKALYSTAMESIRGEARRGGTIETDDQMGGIPARNSKGERLLLYIGIIDVLQSYRFVKKLEHSWKALVHDGDTVSVHRPSFYAERFQRFMCNIAFKKIPLKLSPSKKSRSGTTIPRRTGQGGAPYHSSCETKAQVTAEADVEQGSHLGRPDLLPRTPPVDEANSDSIATTLSTSSLGSGGLNSPANRSVGVQVHKSETPPKDLARTAPVICSNSGSAGPLVTERSSELTEHFEDVPETEISF, from the exons ATGGCGTCGGCCGGCCCCGAGtctgggggcagcagcagcagcagcgccggCATCGCGG GATCAGCAACCTTCAAAAAATCATTCACTTCAGAG ATGTCTGGTTCTTCTGGACAGCCTGGGTCACAGACAATAaaaaaaggtcatagaggagtAGATTCCACTGGTGAGACGACATATAAAAAG ACTACCTCATCGGCCTTGAAAGGTGCCATTCAACTGGGCATCACCCACACAGTAGGAAGCCTGAGCACCAAACCGGAGCGAGATGTTCTCATGCAAGACTTCTATGTAGTAGAAAGTATTTTCTTCCCAAG cgaAGGGAGTAACCTGACCCCAGCTCATCACTACAATGACTTCCGGTTTAAAACGTATGCTCCTGTAGCATTTCGCTACTTCCGTGAACTGTTTGGAATACGGCCAGATGACTATCTG tACTCGCTCTGCAGTGAGCCACTCATTGAGCTCTCCAACTCCGGGGCCAGTGGTTCCCTCTTCTATGTATCCAGTGATGACGAGTTTATCATTAAAACAGTTCAGCACAAAGAAGCAGAGTTCTTGCAAAAGCTGCTGCCGGGTTACTATATG AACTTGAATCAGAATCCTCGGACGCTGCTGCCTAAGTTCTATGGTCTGTACTGCGTGCAGGCTGGAGGGAAGAACATCCGCATCGTAGTGATGAACAACTTGCTGCCCCGCTCTGTGAAAATGCACCTGAAGTATGACTTGAAAGGCTCCACCTATAAGCGTCGAGCATCGCAGAAGGAGCGGGAAAAAGTCTTCCCGACATACAAAGACCTGGATTTTATGCAGGACATCCCCGATGGCCTGTTCCTAGACTCTGATATGTACAATGCCTTGTGCAAAACGCTGCAGAGAGATTGTTTG GTTCTGCAGAGTTTTAAAATCATGGATTATAGTTTGCTTGTGGCCGTCCATAACATTGATCAGGCACAGAGAGAGCGTGCGATAATGGATGGGACGGCCCAGTCGGACACGCGAAGGCCAGCTACCCAGAAAGCTCTCTACTCCACGGCTATGGAGTCTATCCGAGGAGAAGCCCGGCGAGGTGGCACTATAGAGACTGACGACCA AATGGGAGGCATTCCAGCCCGAAATTCAAAGGGGGAAAGGCTGCTTTTATATATTGGTATTATTGATGTGCTACAGTCCTACAG ATTCGTTAAGAAATTGGAGCACTCATGGAAAGCATTGGTGCACGATGGG GACACTGTGTCTGTGCATAGGCCCAGCTTCTATGCAGAAAGGTTTCAACGATTCATGTGCAACATTGCATTCAAGAAAATACCAT TAAAACTTTCTCCTTCTAAAAAGAGCCGGTCTGGCACAACCATTCCTCGGAGGACGGGTCAAGGCGGAGCCCCTTACCATTCATCGTGTGAAACTAAAGCGCAAGTAACGGCAGAAGCAGATGTGGAGCAAG GTTCCCATCTTGGTCGCCCTGATCTCCTTCCCAGAACTCCTCCAGTAGACGAAGCTAACAGTGATTCCATAGCAACAACCTTGTCCACTTCTTCATTGGGCAGCGGAGGCCTTAACTCTCCAGCCAACAG GTCAGTGGGAGTGCAAGTTCACAAATCTGAAACCCCACCAAAGGATTTGGCTAGAACAGCTCCTGTCATCTGCTCAAATAG
- the LOC125625566 gene encoding phosphatidylinositol 4-phosphate 5-kinase type-1 alpha isoform X2, whose product MASAGPESGGSSSSSAGIAGSATFKKSFTSEMSGSSGQPGSQTIKKGHRGVDSTGETTYKKTTSSALKGAIQLGITHTVGSLSTKPERDVLMQDFYVVESIFFPSEGSNLTPAHHYNDFRFKTYAPVAFRYFRELFGIRPDDYLYSLCSEPLIELSNSGASGSLFYVSSDDEFIIKTVQHKEAEFLQKLLPGYYMNLNQNPRTLLPKFYGLYCVQAGGKNIRIVVMNNLLPRSVKMHLKYDLKGSTYKRRASQKEREKVFPTYKDLDFMQDIPDGLFLDSDMYNALCKTLQRDCLVLQSFKIMDYSLLVAVHNIDQAQRERAIMDGTAQSDTRRPATQKALYSTAMESIRGEARRGGTIETDDQMGGIPARNSKGERLLLYIGIIDVLQSYRFVKKLEHSWKALVHDGDTVSVHRPSFYAERFQRFMCNIAFKKIPLKLSPSKKSRSGTTIPRRTGQGGAPYHSSCETKAQVTAEADVEQGSHLGRPDLLPRTPPVDEANSDSIATTLSTSSLGSGGLNSPANSGSAGPLVTERSSELTEHFEDVPETEISF is encoded by the exons ATGGCGTCGGCCGGCCCCGAGtctgggggcagcagcagcagcagcgccggCATCGCGG GATCAGCAACCTTCAAAAAATCATTCACTTCAGAG ATGTCTGGTTCTTCTGGACAGCCTGGGTCACAGACAATAaaaaaaggtcatagaggagtAGATTCCACTGGTGAGACGACATATAAAAAG ACTACCTCATCGGCCTTGAAAGGTGCCATTCAACTGGGCATCACCCACACAGTAGGAAGCCTGAGCACCAAACCGGAGCGAGATGTTCTCATGCAAGACTTCTATGTAGTAGAAAGTATTTTCTTCCCAAG cgaAGGGAGTAACCTGACCCCAGCTCATCACTACAATGACTTCCGGTTTAAAACGTATGCTCCTGTAGCATTTCGCTACTTCCGTGAACTGTTTGGAATACGGCCAGATGACTATCTG tACTCGCTCTGCAGTGAGCCACTCATTGAGCTCTCCAACTCCGGGGCCAGTGGTTCCCTCTTCTATGTATCCAGTGATGACGAGTTTATCATTAAAACAGTTCAGCACAAAGAAGCAGAGTTCTTGCAAAAGCTGCTGCCGGGTTACTATATG AACTTGAATCAGAATCCTCGGACGCTGCTGCCTAAGTTCTATGGTCTGTACTGCGTGCAGGCTGGAGGGAAGAACATCCGCATCGTAGTGATGAACAACTTGCTGCCCCGCTCTGTGAAAATGCACCTGAAGTATGACTTGAAAGGCTCCACCTATAAGCGTCGAGCATCGCAGAAGGAGCGGGAAAAAGTCTTCCCGACATACAAAGACCTGGATTTTATGCAGGACATCCCCGATGGCCTGTTCCTAGACTCTGATATGTACAATGCCTTGTGCAAAACGCTGCAGAGAGATTGTTTG GTTCTGCAGAGTTTTAAAATCATGGATTATAGTTTGCTTGTGGCCGTCCATAACATTGATCAGGCACAGAGAGAGCGTGCGATAATGGATGGGACGGCCCAGTCGGACACGCGAAGGCCAGCTACCCAGAAAGCTCTCTACTCCACGGCTATGGAGTCTATCCGAGGAGAAGCCCGGCGAGGTGGCACTATAGAGACTGACGACCA AATGGGAGGCATTCCAGCCCGAAATTCAAAGGGGGAAAGGCTGCTTTTATATATTGGTATTATTGATGTGCTACAGTCCTACAG ATTCGTTAAGAAATTGGAGCACTCATGGAAAGCATTGGTGCACGATGGG GACACTGTGTCTGTGCATAGGCCCAGCTTCTATGCAGAAAGGTTTCAACGATTCATGTGCAACATTGCATTCAAGAAAATACCAT TAAAACTTTCTCCTTCTAAAAAGAGCCGGTCTGGCACAACCATTCCTCGGAGGACGGGTCAAGGCGGAGCCCCTTACCATTCATCGTGTGAAACTAAAGCGCAAGTAACGGCAGAAGCAGATGTGGAGCAAG GTTCCCATCTTGGTCGCCCTGATCTCCTTCCCAGAACTCCTCCAGTAGACGAAGCTAACAGTGATTCCATAGCAACAACCTTGTCCACTTCTTCATTGGGCAGCGGAGGCCTTAACTCTCCAGCCAACAG